In one Methylocaldum szegediense genomic region, the following are encoded:
- a CDS encoding NUDIX hydrolase codes for MKDEWVYEVDEDDRIIGQRTRADVHRLGLRHRSVHILVFNHLEQILLQKRSHSKDINPGLWDTSAAGHVDWGESYDECALRELGEELGIESPSPPRFLFKLPASAETGWEFIQVYRVVHSGTLRLDPREIDECRWFDTNELDSWVHDSGIGLTPSFRLIWLRYRNRRP; via the coding sequence ATGAAGGACGAATGGGTTTACGAAGTCGACGAGGACGACCGAATCATCGGTCAGCGTACGCGCGCCGACGTTCACAGGCTAGGCTTGCGCCATCGGTCCGTGCACATCCTGGTGTTCAATCATCTCGAACAAATACTGCTGCAAAAACGTTCTCACAGTAAGGACATCAACCCGGGGCTTTGGGATACCTCCGCCGCCGGTCATGTCGACTGGGGAGAAAGCTACGACGAGTGCGCGTTGCGGGAGTTGGGAGAAGAACTTGGAATCGAGAGCCCTTCGCCTCCTAGATTCTTGTTCAAGTTGCCCGCTTCCGCAGAAACCGGATGGGAGTTCATCCAGGTTTATCGGGTCGTCCATTCCGGCACCCTGCGGCTCGATCCCAGGGAGATCGACGAGTGCCGGTGGTTCGACACGAATGAGCTGGACTCATGGGTACACGATTCGGGAATCGGGTTGACACCGTCGTTCCGGCTGATCTGGCTGCGCTATCGTAACCGTAGACCGTAG
- a CDS encoding efflux transporter outer membrane subunit has product MIVFSALVSACAVGPDYRQPDAAPGAQFAHAVLPEFKRDGIEIAWWKQFDDPVLSELIDQAVSNNRGLKAAEANLRVARALYLEAGLDLLPTITSHANYTTTKRSFDAMNRRQYAPRELELFNVGFDAFWEVDFFGRIRRSVEARDAEVAAAEADLRDLLVSVIAEVARNYFELRGLQNQLDVAQKNADNQAATLELTQARLEAGRGTELDTSRAKAQLDSTLATIPPLQSRIRQTIHRLGVLTGQLPDSLSSQLSTPAPMPKIPESIRIGSPSELLRRRPDIRVAERNLAAATARIGVATADLFPRVTFNGTIALESRTLSGLGASGTEAFSVGPRISWAFLDLGRVLARIKAADASAEARLANYEQTVLTALEETENALVNYNRERTRLALLMSAAAASEHAHQLAHLRFEDGIEDFLTVLDAERRLLQDQEQLAQSETATATALIAVYKALGGGWEVYAPDENAVASVPASTQQASSVSVGPTAVPDTPARNTK; this is encoded by the coding sequence ATGATCGTGTTTTCCGCGTTGGTTTCCGCCTGCGCGGTCGGTCCTGACTATCGGCAACCGGACGCTGCCCCGGGTGCACAGTTTGCCCATGCCGTGCTTCCCGAATTCAAACGGGACGGGATCGAGATCGCATGGTGGAAGCAATTCGACGATCCGGTGCTGTCGGAACTCATTGACCAGGCGGTGAGCAATAACCGAGGTCTCAAGGCAGCCGAAGCGAATCTCCGGGTCGCGCGTGCGCTCTATCTCGAGGCCGGGCTGGATCTCCTCCCCACGATCACCAGCCATGCCAATTACACGACGACGAAGCGAAGTTTCGACGCCATGAACCGCCGACAGTACGCACCGCGCGAGCTCGAACTCTTCAACGTCGGCTTCGATGCCTTCTGGGAAGTTGACTTTTTCGGCCGGATACGGCGCAGCGTCGAAGCCCGAGACGCCGAAGTCGCAGCCGCTGAAGCCGACCTGCGCGACCTATTGGTCAGCGTGATTGCGGAGGTGGCCCGCAATTATTTCGAATTGCGGGGTTTGCAGAATCAGCTGGACGTAGCCCAAAAAAACGCCGACAACCAGGCCGCCACTCTAGAACTGACCCAAGCTAGACTGGAAGCCGGACGAGGCACGGAACTGGATACCTCGCGCGCTAAAGCCCAACTCGACTCCACGTTGGCGACGATTCCGCCCCTTCAAAGTCGTATTCGGCAAACCATCCATCGCCTCGGCGTGCTAACTGGTCAACTTCCGGACAGCCTGTCCAGCCAGTTGTCCACGCCCGCGCCTATGCCCAAGATTCCCGAATCGATACGGATCGGTTCACCTTCGGAGCTCCTGCGGCGCCGCCCGGACATTCGCGTCGCCGAGCGTAATCTTGCTGCAGCGACCGCCCGAATAGGCGTCGCCACGGCCGATCTTTTCCCTAGGGTAACCTTCAACGGCACCATCGCCTTGGAGTCCCGCACGCTTTCCGGGCTCGGCGCTTCCGGTACCGAGGCTTTCTCGGTGGGACCACGCATCTCCTGGGCATTTCTCGATCTCGGACGCGTCCTAGCCCGCATCAAGGCAGCGGACGCCAGCGCGGAAGCGAGACTCGCGAATTATGAGCAAACCGTGCTGACGGCACTCGAAGAAACCGAAAACGCACTGGTCAATTACAATCGCGAGCGCACCCGTCTCGCCTTGTTGATGTCCGCGGCAGCCGCGAGCGAACACGCTCATCAGCTCGCGCACCTTCGTTTCGAAGACGGTATCGAAGATTTCCTCACCGTCCTGGATGCCGAACGCCGCCTGCTCCAAGATCAGGAGCAATTGGCGCAAAGCGAAACCGCCACGGCGACTGCTCTGATCGCCGTCTATAAAGCGCTGGGCGGAGGCTGGGAAGTTTACGCCCCGGACGAAAATGCCGTCGCATCGGTTCCGGCATCGACGCAACAGGCATCTTCTGTCAGCGTCGGGCCGACCGCGGTTCCGGACACACCCGCACGAAACACGAAATGA
- a CDS encoding NUDIX domain-containing protein, translating into MKTQNSEDFSFVDPDPGPGPYDAFRFCPRCGGEYLSIHEQRAIRCGRCGFLFFFNTCTAVGGFVFHQNQLILCVRAKDPGKGKLDLPGGFVDFDETVEDALRREIAEELNVEAINYRYLSSAPNDYLYGGVLYKITDLFFVCDAPQIDTLRAADDVADFRLVSPYDVRPEEFAFNSTRQALVKLRTWLDRT; encoded by the coding sequence ATGAAAACGCAAAATTCGGAAGACTTTTCATTCGTTGATCCCGATCCCGGACCCGGACCGTACGACGCCTTTCGTTTTTGCCCCCGTTGCGGCGGCGAATATTTGAGCATTCACGAGCAGCGTGCGATCAGATGTGGGCGCTGCGGTTTTCTGTTCTTTTTCAACACCTGCACGGCAGTGGGTGGGTTCGTATTCCACCAAAATCAGCTCATTTTGTGCGTGCGCGCCAAGGATCCGGGAAAAGGCAAACTCGACCTGCCCGGTGGGTTCGTCGATTTCGACGAAACAGTGGAAGACGCGCTGCGGCGGGAAATCGCGGAAGAGTTGAATGTCGAAGCCATCAACTATCGCTATCTGAGCAGCGCGCCGAATGATTACCTTTACGGCGGTGTGCTGTACAAAATCACGGACCTGTTCTTTGTTTGCGATGCACCGCAGATCGACACCCTGCGGGCAGCGGACGACGTGGCCGATTTTAGGCTGGTATCGCCTTACGATGTGCGGCCCGAAGAGTTTGCCTTCAACTCCACGAGACAGGCGCTCGTAAAGCTCCGAACCTGGCTGGATCGGACCTGA